Proteins from a genomic interval of Leifsonia shinshuensis:
- a CDS encoding ROK family transcriptional regulator yields MNSGTTAGTNLDTVRRHNLSTVLGMVHREGPLARSALTHSTGLNRSTIGALVAELVDLGLVREREPETSNRVGRPSPVIAADGRVVALAVNPEVDAVTVGVVGLDAHVHRRVRYPTGHVPTAREAAAIASAVIDGLRPELTAASRVVGIGVAVPGLVREEDGVVRLAPHLEWAEEPFAAELAEATGYPVVAANDASLGANAERLFGAGQGAADLVYVNGGASGIGAGVIVGGRPLTGISGYAGELGHTLVNSAGVRCHCGAIGCLETEVSQRALLRVLGLASADPDELSRALGTAVAAGDPAVLAEVDRQLGFLATALRNATNVFDPERIVLGGFLGALHELAPERLPELVASQALAASAETLTITRAALGSDILMIGAAELAFAPLLASPSAP; encoded by the coding sequence ATGAACAGCGGGACGACAGCGGGGACCAACCTCGACACGGTGCGGCGGCACAACCTCTCGACGGTGCTCGGGATGGTGCACCGCGAGGGTCCGCTGGCGCGCTCGGCGCTCACCCATTCGACCGGGCTGAACCGGTCGACCATCGGCGCGCTCGTCGCCGAGCTCGTCGACCTCGGGCTCGTGCGCGAGCGCGAGCCGGAGACCAGCAACCGGGTCGGCCGGCCGTCGCCGGTGATCGCCGCGGACGGCCGGGTTGTCGCGCTCGCCGTCAACCCCGAGGTCGACGCCGTGACGGTCGGGGTCGTCGGGCTGGACGCGCACGTGCACCGCCGGGTGCGCTATCCCACCGGGCACGTGCCGACCGCGCGCGAGGCCGCCGCGATCGCCTCGGCGGTGATCGACGGGCTGCGGCCCGAGCTGACCGCGGCCTCCCGGGTCGTCGGCATCGGCGTCGCGGTGCCGGGGCTGGTCCGCGAGGAGGACGGCGTCGTGCGCCTGGCCCCGCACCTGGAGTGGGCGGAGGAGCCGTTCGCGGCCGAGCTCGCGGAGGCGACCGGCTATCCCGTGGTCGCGGCCAACGACGCCAGCCTCGGCGCGAACGCCGAGCGCCTGTTCGGCGCGGGGCAGGGCGCGGCCGACCTCGTCTACGTCAACGGCGGCGCGTCCGGCATCGGCGCGGGCGTCATCGTCGGCGGGAGGCCGCTGACCGGCATCAGCGGTTACGCCGGCGAGCTCGGCCACACTTTGGTCAACTCGGCGGGCGTGCGCTGCCACTGCGGCGCGATCGGCTGCCTGGAGACCGAGGTCAGCCAGCGCGCGCTGCTGCGGGTGCTCGGGCTGGCCTCCGCCGACCCGGACGAGCTCTCGCGGGCGCTCGGCACGGCCGTCGCCGCCGGCGACCCGGCGGTGCTCGCGGAGGTGGACCGGCAGCTCGGCTTCCTCGCGACGGCGCTGCGCAACGCCACCAACGTGTTCGATCCGGAGCGGATCGTGCTCGGCGGGTTCCTCGGCGCGCTGCACGAGCTGGCGCCGGAGCGGCTGCCGGAGCTGGTCGCCTCCCAGGCGCTCGCCGCCTCCGCCGAGACCCTCACGATCACCCGTGCCGCGCTCGGCAGCGACATCCTCATGATCGGCGCCGCCGAGCTCGCCTTCGCCCCGCTCCTCGCGTCCCCCTCCGCCCCCTAG
- a CDS encoding Gfo/Idh/MocA family protein has protein sequence MGGALNVGVIGVGVISAQYFAEFPKLPNLRLRAVADLDLDRARAVAAEQGVEAITVDELLAHPEVDVVLNLTIPLAHADVALRALAAGKHVYGEKPLALTTAEAEPVLARAADLGLRVGCAPDTVLGTGIQTARAVLDAGGIGVPLGAAVAWTAPGHELWHPAPAFYYQPGGGPLFDMGPYYLTSLVTFFGPVVRVSGATRRSERARTVATGPNAGAELPVDVETHVTAILEHASGVVSTVTVSFEVWASRVPLFEVYGTAGTLAVPDPNHFSDPVLVATAEDREFREVPVAGGYADAGRGYGLADLARAVETDRPHRASGELAFHVLEIMEAVLAAGARHEVVTLTSTVERPAAVPAGTRPESW, from the coding sequence GTGGGCGGCGCGCTGAACGTCGGAGTGATCGGGGTCGGCGTAATCTCGGCGCAGTACTTCGCCGAGTTCCCGAAGCTGCCGAACCTGCGCCTGCGCGCGGTCGCAGACCTCGACCTCGACCGTGCACGGGCCGTCGCCGCCGAGCAGGGCGTGGAGGCGATAACCGTGGACGAGCTGCTGGCGCATCCCGAAGTGGATGTCGTGCTCAACCTCACCATCCCGCTCGCGCACGCGGACGTCGCGCTGCGCGCGCTCGCCGCGGGCAAGCACGTCTATGGCGAGAAGCCGCTGGCGCTCACGACGGCGGAGGCCGAGCCCGTGCTGGCGCGTGCCGCCGACCTCGGGCTGCGGGTCGGCTGCGCGCCGGACACGGTGCTCGGGACGGGCATCCAGACCGCGCGGGCGGTCCTCGACGCGGGCGGGATCGGCGTTCCGCTCGGCGCCGCGGTGGCGTGGACGGCGCCCGGCCACGAGCTCTGGCACCCGGCGCCGGCGTTCTACTACCAGCCCGGCGGCGGTCCGCTGTTCGACATGGGGCCGTACTACCTGACCTCGCTCGTGACGTTCTTCGGGCCGGTCGTGCGGGTGTCCGGCGCGACGCGCCGCTCGGAGCGCGCGCGCACGGTCGCGACCGGGCCGAACGCGGGAGCCGAGCTGCCGGTGGACGTGGAGACGCACGTCACGGCCATCCTGGAGCACGCCTCCGGCGTGGTCTCGACCGTGACCGTCTCGTTCGAGGTGTGGGCCTCCCGGGTGCCGCTGTTCGAGGTGTACGGGACGGCGGGGACGCTCGCCGTGCCCGACCCGAACCACTTCTCCGACCCGGTCCTCGTCGCGACCGCGGAGGACCGCGAGTTCCGCGAGGTGCCGGTCGCGGGCGGTTACGCGGACGCGGGCCGCGGCTACGGGCTGGCCGACCTGGCGCGAGCCGTCGAGACGGACCGGCCGCACCGGGCCTCCGGCGAGCTCGCCTTCCACGTGCTGGAGATCATGGAGGCCGTGCTCGCCGCGGGCGCCCGGCACGAGGTCGTGACGCTGACCTCCACGGTCGAGCGGCCCGCGGCGGTGCCCGCCGGAACGCGGCCCGAGAGTTGGTGA
- a CDS encoding ThuA domain-containing protein, producing MTRQALVVRGGWDGHMPVETTNLFIPFLQENGFAVRVEESPAVYTDEAFMDTVDLVLQINTMSTIEPDEFAGLQRAVLNGTGMAGWHGGIADSYRNNADYLHMIGGQFAHHAGKDPAERTGEQSDNYIPYTVNITEYGKAHPITAGIEDFDLETEQYWVLSDEYNDVLATTTQSVRPWDAWNRPVTAPAIWTRQWGQGRVFVSAPGHRLEIVESQPVRTIIERGLLWAAR from the coding sequence ATGACCAGACAAGCCCTCGTCGTCCGCGGCGGCTGGGACGGGCACATGCCCGTCGAGACCACGAACCTCTTCATCCCGTTCCTGCAGGAGAACGGCTTCGCCGTGCGGGTGGAGGAGAGCCCGGCCGTCTACACGGACGAGGCGTTCATGGACACGGTGGACCTCGTCCTGCAGATCAACACGATGAGCACCATCGAGCCGGACGAGTTCGCCGGGTTGCAGCGCGCGGTCCTGAACGGCACCGGCATGGCCGGCTGGCACGGCGGCATCGCGGACTCCTACCGGAACAACGCCGACTACCTGCACATGATCGGCGGCCAGTTCGCGCACCACGCGGGCAAGGACCCGGCCGAGCGGACGGGCGAGCAGTCGGACAACTACATCCCCTACACGGTGAACATCACGGAGTACGGAAAAGCGCACCCGATCACCGCGGGGATCGAGGACTTCGACCTGGAGACCGAGCAGTACTGGGTCCTCAGCGACGAGTACAACGACGTCCTGGCCACGACCACGCAGAGCGTTCGACCGTGGGACGCCTGGAACCGCCCGGTCACCGCGCCGGCGATCTGGACGCGGCAGTGGGGCCAGGGGCGGGTCTTCGTCTCCGCGCCGGGCCACCGACTGGAGATCGTGGAGTCGCAGCCCGTCCGCACCATCATCGAGAGGGGCCTGCTGTGGGCGGCGCGCTGA